The following proteins are co-located in the Bubalus bubalis isolate 160015118507 breed Murrah chromosome 21, NDDB_SH_1, whole genome shotgun sequence genome:
- the HMCES gene encoding abasic site processing protein HMCES, giving the protein MCGRMSCHLPTEVLARACAYRDRQGHQRLPEWRDPDRYCPSYNKSPRSSSPVLLSRLHLEKDADSSERIIAPMRWGLVPYWFREADPSKLQINTSNCRSDTIMEKRSFKVPLVKGRRCVVLADGFYEWQRRQATNHRQPYFIYFPQVKPEKSEQVGAVASPEDWEKVWDNWRPLTMAGIFDCWEPPEGGDCLYSYSIITVDSCKVMNDIHNRMPAILDGEEAVSKWLDFGEVPAQEALKLIRPTENIAFHRVSSVVNSSRNNAPECLFPLHLLAGKELRVSASSQKMLQWLATKSPKKEEPRTPEKAEPDVPQWSSQFLQKSPVTPKRGSAGLLERWLKRGQEEEPVAKRPHTQ; this is encoded by the exons ATGTGCGGCCGGATGTCCTGCCACCTGCCCACGGAGGTCCTGGCCCGAGCCTGCGCCTACCGGGACCGACAGGGCCACCAGCGGCTCCCGGAGTGGAGGGACCCCGACCGGTACTGCCCCTCGTACAACAAGAGCCCGCGCTCCAGCAGCCCGGTGCTCCTGTCCCGGCTGCACCTGGAGAAG GACGCAGACTCGTCCGAGCGGATCATTGCACCCATGCGGTGGGGCCTGGTCCCCTACTGGTTCAGAGAAGCGGATCCTTCCAAGCTGCAGATCAACACCAGCAACTGCCGCAGCGACACCATAATGGAGAAGCGGTCCTTCAAG GTGCCTCTGGTCAAGGGGAGACGCTGTGTCGTCTTGGCGGACGGATTCTACGAGTGGCAGCGACGTCAGGCCACGAACCACCGGCAGCCCTACTTCATCTACTTCCCCCAGGTCAAGCCCGAGaag TCCGAGCAGGTGGGTGCTGTGGCCAGCCCCGAGGACTGGGAGAAGGTCTGGGACAACTGGAGGCCGCTGACGATGGCCGGGATCTTTGACTGCTGGGAGCCCCCGGAGGGAGGAGACTGCCTCTATTCCTACAGCATCATCACAGTGGACTCCTGCAAAGTCATGAACGACATCCACAACAG GATGCCTGCCATACTGGATGGCGAAGAGGCGGTCTCCAAGTGGCTGGACTTTGGTGAGGTCCCAGCTCAGGAAGCTCTGAAGTTGATCCGCCCCACAGAGAACATCGCCTTCCACCGGGTGTCGTCCGTGGTGAACAGCTCCCGGAACAACGCTCCCGAGTGTCTGTTCCCGCTCCACCTGCTGGCCGGAAAG GAGCTCAGGGTGAGTGCCAGCAGCCAGAAGATGCTGCAGTGGCTGGCCACGAAGTCACCCAAAAAGGAAGAGCCCAGAACACCCGAAAAGGCAGAGCCAGATGTGCCCCAGTGGTCCAGCCAGTTCCTGCAGAAGAGCCCAGTAACCCCCAAGAGAGGCAGCGCCGGCCTCCTGGAGCGATGGCTGAagcgggggcaggaggaagagcctGTGGCCAAGCGGCCTCACACGCAGTAG